From a region of the Lactuca sativa cultivar Salinas chromosome 4, Lsat_Salinas_v11, whole genome shotgun sequence genome:
- the LOC111896475 gene encoding uncharacterized protein LOC111896475: MEFHMLLGFYIISNIAKLEFVALEVSKKNYVSWMIDVKMHLESMGISNAIYEFNNCLAQDKAKAQVFLRKHIDEMLRFEYLDVTDPSILWNLLKERFDHQKEYCGQEVTVEDMLEKTYSTFHATNITLMQQYRMQKFTRYFELSACLLVAEQNNELLMKNHESRPSRSVALPEANATNTDGHRNNTRG, translated from the exons ATGGAATTTCATATGCTTTTAGGCTT TTACATTATATCGAACATTGCAAAGCTCGAGTTTGTAGCACTTGAAGTTAGTAAGAAAAACTATGTGTCATGGATGATAGATGTAAAAATGCATCTTGAGTCCATGGGAATCTCAAATGCTATATATGAATTTAATAATTGTTTGGCACAAGACAAAGCAAAAGCACAAGTTTTCCTTCGTAAGCATATTGATGAAATGTTAAGATTTGAATATCTTGATGTTACTGATCCAAGTATTCTCTGGAATCTTTTGAAAGAAAGATTTGATCATCAAAAGGAG TATTGTGGACAAGAAGTTACTGTTGAAGATATGTTGGAGAAAacctactccacatttcatgcaaCAAACATTACCTTGATGCAACAATATCGGATGCAAAAGTTCACAAGATATTTTGAACTAAGTGCATGCTTGCTTGTTGCAGAGCAAAACAACGAGCTCTTGATGAAAAACCATGAATCTCGTCCATCAAGATCAGTAGCACTTCCTGAAGCAAATGCTACAAATACTGATGGTCATCGAAACAATACACGTGGATGA